One Homalodisca vitripennis isolate AUS2020 unplaced genomic scaffold, UT_GWSS_2.1 ScUCBcl_745;HRSCAF=3401, whole genome shotgun sequence genomic window carries:
- the LOC124371311 gene encoding histone H2A, which translates to MSGRGKGGKVKGKAKSRSSRAGLQFPVGRIHRLLRKGNYAERVGAGAPVYLAAVMEYLAAEVLELAGNAARDNKKTRIIPRHLQLAIRNDEELNKLLSGVTIAQGGVLPNIQAVLLPKKTEKKA; encoded by the coding sequence ATGTCAGGACGAGGCAAAGGCGGTAAAGTGAAGGGAAAGGCAAAGTCCCGCTCGTCCAGGGCCGGTCTTCAGTTCCCGGTCGGCAGGATCCACCGTCTGCTCCGCAAGGGCAACTACGCCGAGCGAGTGGGTGCCGGAGCTCCGGTCTACCTGGCCGCCGTCATGGAGTATCTCGCCGCCGAGGTTCTCGAGTTGGCCGGTAACGCGGCCCGTGACAACAAGAAGACCAGGATCATTCCCCGTCACCTTCAGCTGGCCATCAGGAATGACGAGGAGCTGAACAAGCTCCTGTCCGGTGTCACCATCGCCCAGGGAGGTGTACTGCCCAACATCCAGGCCGTGCTCCTGCCCAAGAAGACCGAGAAGAAGGCCTAA
- the LOC124371337 gene encoding histone H2B, whose amino-acid sequence MPPKASGKAVKKAGKAQKNITKGDKKKKRRRKESYAIYIYKVLKQVHPDTGVSSKAMSIMNSFVNDIFERIAAEASRLAHYNKRSTITSREIQTAVRLLLPGELAKHAVSEGTKAVTKYTSSK is encoded by the coding sequence ATGCCACCGAAAGCGAGCGGAAAAGCCGTCAAGAAGGCCGGCAAGGCCCAGAAGAACATCACCAAGGGCGACAAGAAGAAGAAGCGCAGGAGGAAGGAGAGTTATGCCATCTACATCTACAAGGTGCTGAAACAGGTCCACCCCGACACCGGCGTCTCCAGCAAGGCCATGTCCATCATGAACAGCTTCGTGAACGACATATTCGAGCGCATAGCCGCCGAAGCTTCCCGCCTGGCCCACTACAACAAGCGGTCGACCATCACGTCGCGGGAGATCCAGACCGCCGTCAGGCTCCTGTTGCCCGGCGAGTTGGCCAAGCACGCCGTGAGCGAGGGTACCAAGGCCGTGACCAAGTACACCAGCTCCAAGTAA
- the LOC124371335 gene encoding histone H2A — protein sequence MSGRGKGGKVKGKAKSRSSRAGLQFPVGRIHRLLRKGNYAERVGAGAPVYLAAVMEYLAAEVLELAGNAARDNKKTRIIPRHLQLAIRNDEELNKLLSGVTIAQGGVLPNIQAVLLPKKTEKKA from the coding sequence ATGTCAGGACGAGGCAAAGGCGGTAAAGTGAAGGGAAAGGCAAAGTCCCGCTCGTCCAGGGCCGGTCTACAGTTCCCGGTCGGCAGGATCCACCGTCTGCTCCGCAAGGGCAACTACGCCGAGCGAGTGGGTGCCGGAGCTCCGGTCTACCTGGCCGCCGTCATGGAGTATCTCGCCGCCGAGGTTCTCGAGTTGGCCGGTAACGCGGCCCGTGACAACAAGAAGACCAGGATCATTCCCCGTCACCTTCAGCTGGCCATCAGGAATGACGAGGAGCTGAACAAGCTCCTGTCCGGTGTCACCATCGCCCAGGGAGGTGTACTGCCAAACATCCAGGCCGTGCTCCTGCCCAAGAAGACCGAGAAGAAGGCCTAA